A window of the Butyricimonas faecalis genome harbors these coding sequences:
- the carB gene encoding carbamoyl-phosphate synthase (glutamine-hydrolyzing) large subunit produces MRMNITKVLLLGSGALKIGEAGEFDYSGSQALKALREEGIYSVLINPNIATVQTSEGVADKIYYLPVTPEFVEQVIEKERPDGILLSFGGQTALNCGVALYKSGVLEKYNVQVLGTPVQAIIDTEDREIFAGKLAEINVKTPRSIAASNMEEAFAAVDKLGFPIIVRAAYTLGGLGSGFCSNKEELERLAASAFSYSPQVLIEESLKGWKEVEYEVVRDKYDNCITVCNMENFDPLGIHTGESIVVAPSQTLSNSEYHKLRSIAIKIIRHIGIVGECNVQYALDPNSEDYRVIEVNARLSRSSALASKATGYPLAFVAAKLGMGYGLHEIKNSVTKVTTACFEPALDYVVCKIPRWDLNKFEGVSKVIGSSMKSVGEIMAIGRSFEEAIQKGIRMIGQGMHGFVGNVLKTKDIDEELVNPTDSRIFAIAGAFDKGYSVEKIHELTKIDHWFLQRLENIHLLKEELSKFDKETDISECLLRKAKQYGFSDFQIGRLTVKNTSLSHHEKMLRVREYRKKLGILPCVKQIDTLAGEYPAMTNYLYITYNGTENDVKYEHDKRSVIVLGSGAYRIGSSVEFDWCGVSALNTIRKAGYRSVMINYNPETVSTDYDTCDRLYFDELSFERVMDIVELEEPKGVIVSTGGQIPNNLAMRLYGQHVNILGTSPESIDRAEDRQKFSTMCDELGIDQPRWSELTSIEDIYHFVDKVGFPVLIRPSYVLSGAAMNVVSNKDELLHFLELAAEVSKDHPVVVSEFIEQAKEVEIDAVAQEGEVKAYAISEHVEFAGVHSGDATIVFPAQKLYVETIRRIKKIARSIAKELNISGPFNMQFLAKDNDIKVIECNLRASRSFPFVSKVLKYNFIDMATRIMLGEKVETLNKSVFDLDYVGVKASQFSFARLLKADPVLGVDMASTGEVGCIGENYYEAILKSMLSVGHRIPKKDILISSGPTRSKVELLNSTRMLIEKGYTIYSTAGTAKFFKENGIDTQILYWPDEDKEPNIMEYLHDRKIDLVINIPKNHTKRELDNGYKIRRAAVDYNIPLITNARLASAFIYAICKVDPAEIAIKSWDEY; encoded by the coding sequence ATTAGAATGAACATAACAAAAGTATTGCTTCTAGGATCGGGAGCGTTGAAGATTGGTGAAGCCGGAGAGTTTGATTATTCCGGATCGCAGGCTTTGAAAGCACTTCGGGAGGAAGGGATTTACAGCGTGTTGATAAATCCGAATATAGCCACGGTGCAGACATCGGAAGGAGTGGCCGACAAGATATATTATTTACCCGTGACTCCGGAATTTGTGGAACAAGTGATTGAAAAGGAACGTCCGGATGGTATTCTTCTCTCTTTCGGGGGACAGACTGCATTGAATTGTGGGGTAGCTCTTTATAAATCGGGTGTTTTGGAAAAATATAACGTGCAAGTACTTGGAACACCCGTGCAAGCCATTATAGACACGGAAGATCGGGAAATCTTTGCCGGAAAACTAGCGGAAATTAACGTGAAAACACCTAGGAGTATTGCTGCCAGCAACATGGAAGAAGCATTTGCCGCTGTGGATAAACTAGGTTTTCCGATAATTGTCCGGGCTGCTTACACGCTAGGGGGATTAGGTTCCGGTTTTTGTTCCAACAAGGAGGAATTAGAACGATTGGCTGCCAGTGCCTTTTCTTATTCTCCTCAGGTTTTGATAGAGGAATCTTTGAAAGGATGGAAAGAAGTAGAATATGAAGTGGTGCGTGATAAATACGATAACTGTATCACGGTTTGTAACATGGAAAACTTCGATCCGCTGGGTATTCATACCGGAGAGAGTATCGTGGTGGCTCCATCGCAGACTTTAAGTAATAGCGAATACCATAAATTGAGATCGATAGCTATAAAAATAATCCGGCATATAGGCATCGTGGGTGAATGTAACGTGCAATATGCCCTGGACCCGAATTCGGAAGATTACCGGGTGATAGAGGTGAATGCTCGTCTTTCGCGGTCTAGTGCTTTGGCATCCAAGGCAACCGGGTATCCTTTGGCCTTTGTTGCTGCAAAATTGGGAATGGGATACGGGTTACACGAAATTAAAAACTCGGTAACTAAAGTCACCACGGCCTGTTTTGAGCCCGCGTTGGATTACGTGGTTTGTAAAATACCTCGTTGGGATTTGAATAAATTCGAGGGAGTTTCCAAAGTGATCGGTTCTTCCATGAAGAGCGTGGGAGAAATCATGGCTATCGGGCGATCTTTCGAAGAGGCAATCCAAAAAGGCATCCGGATGATCGGGCAGGGAATGCATGGTTTTGTCGGTAATGTACTGAAAACGAAAGATATTGATGAAGAGTTGGTGAACCCGACAGATTCACGGATATTTGCTATTGCCGGGGCTTTTGACAAGGGATATAGCGTGGAGAAAATTCATGAATTGACAAAAATCGATCATTGGTTTTTGCAACGTTTGGAAAACATTCACTTGCTGAAGGAGGAATTAAGCAAGTTTGATAAGGAAACAGACATTAGCGAATGCTTGTTGAGAAAGGCAAAGCAATATGGTTTCTCTGATTTCCAGATCGGGCGGTTGACCGTGAAAAATACCTCGTTATCCCATCACGAGAAAATGTTGAGAGTTCGTGAATACAGGAAGAAATTGGGCATATTACCCTGCGTGAAACAGATTGACACGCTGGCAGGTGAGTATCCGGCAATGACAAATTACCTGTATATCACTTACAATGGAACAGAAAATGACGTGAAATACGAGCATGACAAACGCTCCGTGATTGTGTTGGGCTCCGGGGCTTATCGTATCGGTAGTAGCGTGGAATTTGATTGGTGTGGTGTGAGCGCTTTGAATACGATTCGGAAAGCCGGGTATCGTTCGGTGATGATTAACTATAACCCGGAGACTGTCAGCACGGATTACGATACTTGTGATCGTCTCTATTTTGACGAGTTGTCATTTGAGCGGGTGATGGATATTGTCGAATTGGAAGAACCGAAAGGGGTGATTGTTTCCACGGGTGGTCAGATTCCGAATAATTTGGCTATGCGATTGTATGGTCAGCATGTGAATATTCTGGGAACTTCTCCCGAATCCATTGATCGGGCGGAGGACCGTCAGAAATTCTCAACCATGTGTGACGAATTGGGTATCGACCAGCCTCGATGGAGCGAATTAACGAGTATAGAGGACATTTATCATTTCGTGGATAAAGTGGGTTTCCCCGTGTTGATTCGTCCTTCTTACGTGCTTTCCGGGGCTGCTATGAACGTGGTGTCGAATAAGGATGAATTATTGCATTTCTTGGAGTTGGCGGCAGAGGTGTCGAAAGATCATCCTGTCGTGGTATCCGAGTTTATCGAACAAGCGAAAGAGGTGGAAATTGATGCCGTAGCACAGGAGGGCGAGGTGAAGGCTTATGCTATCAGTGAACATGTTGAATTTGCCGGCGTACATTCCGGTGATGCGACCATCGTTTTCCCGGCACAGAAACTTTACGTGGAGACAATCCGTCGAATCAAAAAGATTGCCCGCTCTATCGCTAAAGAACTGAACATATCCGGTCCGTTCAATATGCAGTTTTTGGCAAAGGACAATGATATCAAGGTCATCGAGTGTAATTTGCGAGCGTCGAGGAGTTTTCCCTTCGTGTCGAAAGTACTGAAATATAACTTTATCGATATGGCCACCCGGATCATGTTGGGAGAGAAGGTGGAAACCTTGAATAAATCGGTATTCGATTTGGATTACGTGGGAGTGAAGGCTTCACAGTTCTCCTTTGCCCGGCTTTTGAAAGCCGATCCCGTGTTGGGTGTGGATATGGCATCCACGGGAGAAGTCGGCTGTATCGGGGAGAATTATTACGAGGCAATATTGAAAAGTATGCTTTCTGTCGGGCATCGTATTCCGAAGAAGGATATCCTGATCTCTTCCGGTCCGACCCGCTCCAAAGTGGAGTTGCTGAACTCTACCCGGATGCTGATAGAAAAAGGATATACTATTTATAGTACGGCAGGAACGGCTAAATTTTTTAAAGAGAATGGAATTGATACACAAATTCTTTACTGGCCGGATGAAGATAAGGAGCCGAATATCATGGAATATTTGCATGACCGGAAGATAGACCTGGTTATCAATATTCCGAAAAATCACACGAAACGGGAGCTGGATAACGGTTATAAAATTCGTCGCGCTGCCGTGGATTACAACATCCCGTTGATCACGAATGCCCGTTTGGCCAGTGCCTTTATCTATGCTATTTGCAAGGTCGATCCTGCCGAGATAGCGATTAAGAGTTGGGATGAATACTAG
- the carA gene encoding glutamine-hydrolyzing carbamoyl-phosphate synthase small subunit, protein MHELKKARLVLEDGTVYEGTSFGYEKSVSGEVVFYTAMTGYPESLTDPSYKGQILVPTYPMIGNYGVPVDDERDGISKFFESDKIHCKALVISDYSSRYSHWNSQKSLGDWLKEQQIPGLFGIDTRALTQKLRDHGAMLGKILFDDEEVPFYDPNKDNIVAEVSTKKIMEYGNGKYKVVLVDCGVKNNILRCLLKRDVTVKRVPWNYDFTKEKFDGIFLSNGPGDPARCEETIEHIRKALKGNTPIMGICLGNQLMARAAGASTYKLKYGHRSHNQPVMNPGGTRCYITSQNHGFAIDETTLPSDWEPLFVNVNDGTNEGIRHKKKPFFSAQFHPEASSGPVDTEFLFDDFIKAMEASKK, encoded by the coding sequence ATGCATGAATTAAAGAAAGCCCGTCTAGTTTTAGAAGACGGGACAGTTTATGAGGGAACTTCCTTTGGTTACGAGAAATCGGTGTCCGGGGAAGTTGTTTTTTATACGGCAATGACCGGTTACCCGGAAAGTTTGACAGATCCTTCTTATAAAGGACAAATTCTGGTTCCGACTTATCCCATGATTGGAAATTACGGGGTCCCGGTTGATGACGAGCGAGATGGGATATCCAAGTTCTTCGAGTCGGATAAGATTCATTGTAAGGCTTTGGTCATTTCGGATTACTCTTCCCGGTATAGTCATTGGAATTCACAAAAAAGTCTCGGAGATTGGTTAAAAGAACAACAGATTCCGGGGCTTTTTGGTATTGATACGCGGGCATTAACCCAAAAACTGAGAGATCATGGAGCGATGTTGGGTAAGATACTGTTTGACGATGAGGAGGTACCTTTTTATGATCCCAATAAAGATAATATTGTTGCCGAGGTTTCCACGAAAAAGATCATGGAATACGGGAACGGAAAGTATAAAGTGGTTCTGGTGGATTGTGGGGTAAAAAATAATATACTACGCTGCTTGTTAAAGCGGGATGTTACCGTAAAACGAGTTCCATGGAATTATGATTTCACGAAGGAGAAATTTGATGGAATCTTTCTTTCGAACGGTCCGGGAGATCCCGCTCGTTGCGAGGAAACTATAGAGCATATTCGGAAAGCGCTGAAAGGTAATACCCCTATCATGGGTATTTGTTTGGGAAATCAACTCATGGCACGGGCTGCCGGAGCTTCCACCTATAAATTGAAATACGGTCATCGAAGTCACAATCAGCCGGTGATGAATCCCGGCGGAACTCGTTGTTATATAACTTCTCAGAATCATGGATTCGCGATAGATGAAACAACACTTCCGTCAGATTGGGAACCGCTATTTGTAAACGTGAATGATGGCACGAACGAGGGTATTCGGCACAAGAAAAAACCTTTTTTCTCGGCTCAATTTCACCCGGAAGCATCGAGTGGTCCCGTGGATACGGAGTTCCTTTTTGATGATTTTATTAAGGCAATGGAAGCATCAAAAAAGTAA
- a CDS encoding arginine repressor translates to MRNKTKRLLAIRKLIENEQICSQEELLFRLKELNVEATQSTLSRDLKFMRVAKIPHKDKGYIYIIPDSIQNEQTDEKASAIVTDSISSIDFSGNIAVMKTLPGYAKAVTVLIDNENYFEVLGTIGGDDTVLIVMREGVTHNELLDALSSIHVNIHSLFK, encoded by the coding sequence ATGAGAAATAAAACGAAACGCCTGTTGGCCATTCGAAAGCTTATTGAGAATGAACAGATCTGCTCGCAGGAAGAATTATTATTCAGACTGAAAGAGTTAAACGTGGAAGCAACACAAAGTACGTTATCACGCGATCTTAAATTCATGAGAGTAGCTAAAATACCTCATAAAGATAAAGGTTACATATATATTATCCCGGACAGCATCCAGAATGAACAAACCGACGAAAAAGCCTCTGCTATCGTGACAGACTCCATTTCAAGCATCGATTTTTCAGGGAATATTGCCGTGATGAAAACTCTTCCCGGGTATGCCAAAGCAGTGACCGTTCTGATTGATAATGAGAACTATTTTGAAGTACTGGGAACTATCGGTGGAGACGATACGGTTCTGATTGTCATGCGGGAAGGCGTTACCCATAACGAATTGCTGGATGCTCTATCGTCTATACACGTTAATATTCATTCACTATTTAAATAA
- the panC gene encoding pantoate--beta-alanine ligase, protein MNIITKKTELSTVIEKLKSEGKTVGLVPTMGALHEGHMSLVKACKKGNDIAVVSVFVNPTQFNDKEDLKRYPRTLDKDVALLEKNGCDYVFAPSVEEMYPEEDTRVFNFGYVESVMEGAKRPGHFNGVGQIVSKLFDIVQPHRAYFGMKDFQQIAVIKNMVKQLHYDLEIVSCPIIREKDGLAMSSRNTLLEPEYRKNAPHIHKVLEEATHLTSKMNVEELKKWVVDEINKNPYLETEYFEIVDDTELRTIQDWNENNVKVGCIAVYAGKIRLIDNIVF, encoded by the coding sequence ATGAATATTATAACTAAGAAAACGGAATTAAGCACCGTTATCGAGAAGTTGAAAAGTGAAGGGAAAACGGTGGGTTTAGTGCCAACAATGGGTGCACTTCATGAAGGTCACATGTCCCTCGTGAAAGCATGTAAAAAAGGAAATGATATTGCCGTGGTCAGCGTGTTCGTGAACCCGACACAGTTTAATGATAAAGAAGATCTGAAACGCTATCCCCGTACGCTGGATAAAGATGTAGCTTTACTGGAAAAAAACGGATGTGACTACGTGTTCGCTCCCAGCGTGGAAGAGATGTATCCGGAAGAAGATACACGTGTATTTAACTTCGGGTACGTGGAAAGCGTCATGGAAGGGGCAAAACGCCCGGGACACTTTAACGGCGTGGGACAAATCGTAAGCAAGTTATTTGACATCGTACAACCACACCGGGCATATTTTGGGATGAAGGATTTCCAGCAAATCGCGGTGATCAAAAATATGGTGAAACAATTACATTATGATCTGGAAATTGTTTCATGCCCTATCATCCGGGAAAAAGACGGGCTAGCCATGAGTTCCAGAAATACTTTACTGGAACCGGAATACAGGAAAAATGCCCCGCACATTCACAAAGTGCTCGAAGAAGCTACTCACTTGACTTCCAAAATGAACGTGGAAGAATTGAAAAAATGGGTAGTAGACGAAATCAATAAAAACCCTTACCTGGAAACTGAATATTTCGAAATCGTGGACGACACTGAACTAAGAACTATTCAAGACTGGAATGAAAACAATGTAAAAGTTGGATGTATAGCGGTTTATGCCGGTAAAATCCGATTAATTGATAATATTGTATTTTAA
- the panD gene encoding aspartate 1-decarboxylase, protein MFIEVVKSKLHKVTVTDANLQYVGSITIDEALLEAANMIENEKVQIVNINNGERFDTYIIKGERNSGIICLNGPAARKCAVGDVIIIISYASMDFEEAKSHKPTLVFPDTATNKLI, encoded by the coding sequence ATGTTTATAGAAGTAGTAAAATCTAAACTTCATAAAGTTACCGTTACTGATGCCAATCTCCAGTACGTGGGCAGTATCACTATTGACGAAGCTTTGTTGGAGGCAGCTAACATGATCGAAAACGAAAAAGTTCAGATCGTGAATATTAACAATGGTGAGAGATTCGATACCTATATCATCAAAGGAGAACGCAATTCGGGTATTATTTGCCTGAACGGTCCGGCAGCACGCAAATGTGCCGTGGGTGACGTGATCATCATTATCTCATACGCTTCCATGGATTTTGAAGAAGCTAAATCACACAAACCTACATTGGTTTTCCCAGACACCGCAACTAATAAACTTATTTGA
- the rfaE2 gene encoding D-glycero-beta-D-manno-heptose 1-phosphate adenylyltransferase, producing the protein MDYLPFIEKKIAYTAKEAENTLSLWRFKDDKIVFTNGCFDILHKGHIEYLAKAASLGTKLVIGLNTDASVKRLKGDSRPVNDENARALLLASLVFVDKVILFDTDTPRDLIDFVQPDVLVKGGDYKPEEIVGYDIVKAKGGEIVTLDFVEGYSTTSLIEKMK; encoded by the coding sequence ATGGATTATTTACCATTTATCGAGAAAAAAATCGCATACACGGCGAAAGAAGCTGAAAATACATTAAGCCTGTGGAGATTCAAAGATGATAAGATCGTTTTCACAAACGGATGTTTCGATATTCTCCACAAAGGACATATCGAATACCTGGCCAAAGCAGCTTCCTTGGGAACTAAGTTAGTAATCGGGTTAAACACGGATGCTTCCGTAAAACGATTAAAAGGAGATTCCAGACCCGTAAACGATGAGAATGCCCGAGCATTATTATTAGCTTCTCTTGTATTCGTTGATAAAGTGATTCTTTTCGATACGGATACTCCCCGTGATCTGATTGATTTCGTTCAACCGGACGTATTGGTAAAAGGCGGAGACTATAAACCTGAAGAAATTGTAGGTTACGATATAGTAAAAGCCAAAGGTGGAGAAATAGTTACCCTGGATTTCGTGGAAGGTTATTCCACCACTTCCCTGATAGAAAAAATGAAATAA